A stretch of DNA from Desmospora activa DSM 45169:
TTTGGACAGCTATGATGCCTTTTTGCGGACATCGGAAGCAAAAACAGCTCTGGTGCCGGAGGTGGTGCTCCGTTTTGGCGCCATGCCTGTCTCCAAAACGTTGACCCAGTATTTATCAACGTATTCTGATGTTTTACAAGTGGTGGTGGATCCTTATGGAGGCTGGCGTGATCCTGTGTTGACGGCGGCGGAGATGGTTTATGCTGATCCGGTTACACTGGCTCAAGCGCTGACGGCTACGGTGAGGGCAAGAGCATCCAAGGAGTGGGGGCACACATGGCAGCGGTTGGATGAGATGGCGCGAGCGGCGATGGTGCGGGAAGCGGAGCGGCAGGAGTTATCCGAGGGCCGGGTGATCTCGGAGTTAGTCGATCTCCTGCCGGAACACAGCCTTTTGTTTGTCGGCAACAGTATGCCGGTACGGGATTTAGATAGCTTTTTGATTCGTCCGCAAAAGCTGATCCGTACTATGGCCAATCGGGGCGCCAACGGGATTGACGGGGTGATCTCCACTGCTCTGGGCGCATCGTTTTCCTTTGAGCGGACGGCGCTGGTGATCGGCGATCTCTCCTTTTATCATGATCTCAACGGTTTGTTGGCAGCGAAACTGCATCAGTTGAATCTCACCATTATCGTGGTCAATAACGACGGTGGCGGCATTTTTTCATTTTTACCCCAGGCTGAAGGGTCGTCTTCCGCTTCCTTTGAACGGCTGTTTGGCACGCCTCTCGGCTTAGATTATGAACCGGCGGTGCGGATGTACGGCGGTCGATTTACACGAGTGAAGAGTTGGAACGATTTCCGTGAGGCTGTGGGAGGGTCACTGGAAGATGGCGGCTTGCATGTGGTGGAAGTTCCGACGGTTCGGTCGGTGAATGTAGCGATGCACCGGGAACGGTGGAACCATGTGTCGGTGGATGTAGAGCAATATCTGCAAAAGGAGGCACCGACATGGAAGTGACGGTGGATGGCTTAAAGTACCATGTGCAGGTGAAGGGATCAGGGCCGACTTTGTTGCTCTTACACGGGTTTACCGGCTCCATCCATACATGGGATCCTTGGATCACTGACTGGGCTACCCGTTTTCAAGTGGTGCGAGTGGATTTACCCGGTCATGGTAAAACCGCTACACCAAAAGATCCTAGCCGTATTGAGATGGTACAGGTGTGCCGCGATCTCGCCGGAATCTTGGATCGCATTGGGGTGGAACGGGCCAGTGTCTTAGGCTATTCTCTTGGTGGACGAACCGCCCTCTCCTTCGCCCTCACCTATCCTGAGCGGGTACGGGCGCTGGTGTTGGAGAGCGCTTCCCCGGGATTGGAGCAAGCGGAGGAGAGGCAGGAGCGGGTAGTTCGGGATGAAGCGTTGGCCCGGCGAATTGAGGCGGAGGGAGTGGTGGCGTTTGTACGTCGTTGGGAAGAGATTCCCCTTTTCGCCAGCCAAAAGCGGCTGCCTGTCGCCGTTCGGGAGCAAATCCGAGGCGAGCGCTTAAACCAGACTGCGGCGGGTTTAGCTGCCAGCCTACGCGGAATGGGAACTGGTGCACAACCCTCCTGGTGGGGAAAATTGGAGTCGCTTACCCGGCCGGTTCTGTTGATAACAGGGGAAGAGGATGAAAAGTTTTGCCGGATTGCAAAACGGATAAAGACAAAGCTTCCCGGTGCTCGCTTGCAGATGGTGGATGGAGCGGGGCATGCGGTCCATGTCGAACAACCCCGCCGTTTTGGTACAATAGTAGCGGATTTTATTTTAGACTTTCAGGGATGTTGAAGGAGGATGAAACAGTGGCTGTCGAATGGAAAAGTTTGCGCCAATACGAAGATATCAAATATGAGTACTACAATGGTATTGCTAAAATCACGATTAATCGACCCGAGGTGCGCAATGCCTTTCGTCCACAAACGGTGACGGAGATGATTGACGCTTTTGCCCGTGCCCGGGACAACGCCGACATCGGGGTAATCATTTTGGCTGGAGAAGGTGATAAAGCCTTCTGTTCCGGTGGAGACCAAAAGGTGCGGGGCCATGGTGGATATGTGGGTGATGATGAGATCCCGCGCCTCAATGTGCTGGATTTACAGCGGCTGATCCGCATGATTC
This window harbors:
- the menD gene encoding 2-succinyl-5-enolpyruvyl-6-hydroxy-3-cyclohexene-1-carboxylic-acid synthase, with product MSAARTLAAYVGAFVDELAKNGLSHAVISPGSRSTPLALALEAHPKLRVWMHVDERSAGFFALGLAKATGKPAALLCTSGTAAANYFPAVVEAKLARVPLVVLTADRPHELRDVGAPQAIDQLGLYGTHVKWFSEMAIPEASEQLLRYVRTAAGRAIATASGGPMGPIHLNFPFREPLLLDLSSPDWYRQGERADAYVRVMEGNRGIGKREVERLAAACNGKRGLIVCGPQDDSDLPTAIAELADVTGFPVLADPLSGLRRPGQGEKILDSYDAFLRTSEAKTALVPEVVLRFGAMPVSKTLTQYLSTYSDVLQVVVDPYGGWRDPVLTAAEMVYADPVTLAQALTATVRARASKEWGHTWQRLDEMARAAMVREAERQELSEGRVISELVDLLPEHSLLFVGNSMPVRDLDSFLIRPQKLIRTMANRGANGIDGVISTALGASFSFERTALVIGDLSFYHDLNGLLAAKLHQLNLTIIVVNNDGGGIFSFLPQAEGSSSASFERLFGTPLGLDYEPAVRMYGGRFTRVKSWNDFREAVGGSLEDGGLHVVEVPTVRSVNVAMHRERWNHVSVDVEQYLQKEAPTWK
- the menH gene encoding 2-succinyl-6-hydroxy-2,4-cyclohexadiene-1-carboxylate synthase yields the protein MEVTVDGLKYHVQVKGSGPTLLLLHGFTGSIHTWDPWITDWATRFQVVRVDLPGHGKTATPKDPSRIEMVQVCRDLAGILDRIGVERASVLGYSLGGRTALSFALTYPERVRALVLESASPGLEQAEERQERVVRDEALARRIEAEGVVAFVRRWEEIPLFASQKRLPVAVREQIRGERLNQTAAGLAASLRGMGTGAQPSWWGKLESLTRPVLLITGEEDEKFCRIAKRIKTKLPGARLQMVDGAGHAVHVEQPRRFGTIVADFILDFQGC